TACACCACGGGGAGAAAACGTTTTATGTGTTATTTGTCGGCATCGCGAGGCCAAAAGCGGGAGCCGACGGCCCGGTGTCCGTCGCCGTTCGGTCGCGAGACGGCATCGACGGTCCGAACTGGTTCCGCCGTGCGAGTCTCCTTGCTCCTATCACGACACAGATGTGAATAAAGAGTTTTAGTGAGGTCGTCCGTATCGGTTGCTATGACTGAGTATACGGTCGAATTCGTCGGGACGGGTGAGACGATCACCTGTTCGGACACGGAGACGATCCTGAGCCGGTGTCTCGAGGAGGGCATCGCCCAGGAGTACTCGTGTCGCGTCGGGATGTGTCTGGCCTGCTCGGCGGAGATCGTCGAGGGCGAGGTCACCCAGCCCGCGGCCCGCGGACTGACCGAGGAAGAGGCCGAGAACTACGCGCTCACCTGCATGGCGCGCCCGCAGTCGGATCTCAAACTCGACCGCGGCGAGTACCCGCCGAGCATCGAGAGCGACCTCGAGGCCGACGGCTCGAACGCCGGCGCGACCGCGGACGACTGACCGTTCGCGACTAACACTCGTTCCTTCTCGCGCGGTCGCCCGACGAGCGTTCCGCTCACTCGGCGACCGCGCAGTTGTTCGGCCCGAGCTCGAGTTCGAACGCCGTCTCGGCGTCGACGTCCTCGCGGCCGAGATTCGCCGCGACGATGCGCTCGTGGTTGGACGGCCGCGGCGGGAGGTCGCTCGTGGCGTGCTCGACGAAGGCGGCTTCGTCCATCGAGAACGCCGCGAGTCGGTCGCGCAGCGAGCCGAGACGAGCGGTGTAGGTTCCGTCGTCCCGCGGGTCCGCGACGTCGCTGTAGTGGCCCGGGGCGATCGTCGTCTCGTCCGGGATCTCCTCGAGTCGCTCGTGCAGCGTCTCGTATAGTCGTCGGGCGGCTTCGGACGCTCCGTCGTCGCCGCGTTCGAGGTCCGGCCGCCCGACGCCCTCGAGGAAGAGCGTGTCGCCGGTAAAGAGGACGTCGCCGAGCCGGTAGGAGAGCGACTCGGTCGTGTGGCCCGGTGTCGAAAGCGCGGTTAGCGTCGCCGAACCGATCTCGAGTTCGTCAGCAGCGGAGAGGGTCGTCGCGTCGAACGCGAGGCCGCGATCCGTCGCGCCCTCGGGCACGATCGGCTCCGCGTCGGTCCGCTCGGCGAGGGCGCGGACGCCGCTGACGTGGTCGGCGTGGACGTGGGTGTCGACGGCGTACCGGAGCTCCGCGCCCCGGTCCGCAGCGTCGTCGACGTATCGATCGGCGAACGCGCGGAGCGGGTCGATCACCGCCGCCTCGCCGTCGCTGTAGATCGCGTAGGCGAGACAGCCGCTCGAGGGCCGGTCGTACTGGACGACCGTCGCGGGCGCGTCGACCGCGAGTTCGCGGGCGACGTACAGGTCGGCCCAGGCGTCCATCCCGCCGGCGAGGTTGCCGGCGTCGAGACCGGCGTCCCGGAGGAGGTCGACGGCGTGCGCGCTGGCCGCCCCGCGCCCGCAGACCGCGACGATCGGCTCCTCGAGGTCGTCGACGAGGTCGGTCACGCCGCCGGTCGCCTGGGCCTGGATGAACTTCATGTGGGGAATCTGGACGGCCTCGACGCCCGCGCCCTCGAGGTGCCAGCGCTCGAACTCGTCCCGGTCGCGGACGTCGAGGACGGTAAACCCGTCGCCGGACCGCAGCCGGTCGGCCAACGCCTCGGGTTCGATCGAGGCCTGTTCGCGTTCGGCCGTCGGCTCCGCAGGCTCGTTCCCGTCGGTCATGGGCGTCGGTACGCCGCCGCGACGGTTAAGTCGTGGCTCGAGGTGGGGTCGCCCGTCCCGTCAGCCCGCCGAGCCGTCACCAACGTTCAACACGATCCGCGGTGTCGAAGGGGTATGGACGCCGACGGATTCCGGGACGCGGTCGAGGACTCGATGGACAGCGAACTCGAGCGACTCGGGTCGTCCAAACTGCTCGTCGCGCTCACCGACGCCGATCTGACGGCCGAAACGGTCCTCCGGACGGTCGCCGACGGCGAACGCGCCGCGATGGAGACCTTCGAGGGCTGGGCCGACGACGAGGGCCACGAAGATGCACAAGAACTGTTCGCCGAGTTCCGCGAGCAGGAGCGCGAGCACTACGAACGGGTCGCTGACCTGCTCGAGGGCGAGGGCGACGCCGACGCGACCGGCGGACCGATGCACGAGGCCCTCCGATCGCTCGAGGACGCGACCGCCCGCCTCGGCGGACTCGTCGGACGATCGATGGTCGGCGAGCGGACGCACCTGCAGGTCGTGAGCTTCTTCGTCAACGAGGGCGACGAACGCCGAGCCGAGCAGTTCCGGGAGCTGCGAAGCGAGACGGCGGCGCAGGGCGACCGGGCGCTCGAGCTACTCGAGGACGTCTGCGACGAGGACGGAGACTGGGACCGCGCTCGAGACGCGACCGAGGAGGTTATCGAGATCGCGTACGACGCGTACGCGGGCTCGCTGGACGAGATGGGAATCGACCCGAAACCGATCTGCTGAGGCGAGCGCGGCGAGTGTTCCTCGAGTCCGACGACGTGCTCCGTTCGGACGGAGTTGTCACAGTTCTCACTCACAGCCCACGGTCCCGAACCGCGAGTCCAAACGGCTAGAAGTGGTGAAGATGGACTCCCTCCCGATCCTCTCTGCGGTCGAACGGCTCGCGATCGCGGTCAGTCGACGAAGTCGATGTCGTCGCCGCCCGCCTGGCCGGTCATCTCCGGCTGGACGGTCTCCTCGTCGGGCCGGCCGTAGATCTGGGGCGATTCGACGCCGGTGACGACGATCATCGTCCGCATGCTGCCCTCGAGGCTCTCGTCGATCGAGGTCCCCCAGATGATGCGCGCGTCGGGGTCGATCCGGTCGTAGATCTCCTCGACGACGCCCTCTGCCTCCTCGATGGCCATGTCGTTGCCGCCGGTAACGTTGACCAGCGCGGAGCTCGCGCCGGAGATGTCGACGTCCAGCAGCGGGGAGCGCAGCGCGGTCTTGACCGAGTCCTCGGCTTTCGCCTCGGAGTCGGATTCCCCGAGACCGATCATGGCGACGCCGCCGCGTTCCATGACGGTGCGAACGTCGGCGAAGTCCAGGTTGACGAGGCCGGGCTTGGTGATCAGTTCCGTGATGCCCTTGACCGAACGCATCAGCACCTCGTCAGAGACCTTGAACGCCTGGCGGACGGGCAGTTTGCCGACCGAGTCGAGCAGGCGGTCGTTGGGGACGACGATGACGGTGTCCGAGACGTCGCGCAGGCGCTCGAGGCCCGCTTCGGCGTTCGTCCGTCGGACCTCGCCTTCCGCGGTAAACGGCGTCGTGACGATCGAAATCGTCAGGGCGCCGGCCTCGCGGGCGGCCTTGGCGACGACGGGCGCGGAACCGGTCCCGGTCCCGCCGCCCAGTCCCGCCGTGACGAAGACCATGTCGGAGCCGTCGATGGCGTCGTAGATGTCCTGCTGGCTCTCGAGTGCGGCCTCCTCGCCGACCTGCGGGAGCGAGCCGGCGCCGCGGCCGCCGGTCTTCTCCTCGCCCATGAGGATCTTGGTGTCGGCCTCGATCTCTACGAGGTGCTGGACGTCGGTGTTGGCGGCGACGAGTTTCGCGCCGTGGATGCCCTCCTCGTGCATGCGGTTGACCGTGTTCCCGCCGGCGCCGCCGCAGCCGACGACGGTGATATCGGTCTGGAGATCCTGGAGAACGTCCTCGAGTTCGTCGTCGGTCATCGTCCCTGTCCGGTGGCCGTCCGACGCGTCGCCCGCGGACTGGTCGTCCCGGGGCGGAGCGTCGTCGGGGACCTCGGACTGCTCCCCGGTTTCGGCCTCGTCGATCGCATCGTCGATGATGGAGTCCATTCTTGGCACTGTCTAGAAGATGGAGCATAATTACCTTTCCCCTACACGTCAGACGCATGTCTGACACAATCCGGGGAGAGTATCTATCACCTACCCGATTCCACGAATCCCGCCCCCGGATGCAGTAACCGGCGCTTACTGCGTTCGTTCTGTCCGGTTACTTCGGGAACCGATCGGTTTGCTGACGTCGAACCCTCTGCGGACTGATCGTTTCACCGTCGACGGTGACGGGCTCGCCGTCGGCGAGCGCGCCGAACTTCGGCCCCTCGGGAACGCCGATCTCGCGCGCGAGTTCGGGATCGAACGCCGTCCGCTCGGCGACGACCGCGTCGTCCGCGACGGTCACGTCGTCGTACTTCTCCTCGAGGACGGTCGCGAGCGCCGCGACGATCGTCTCGCGGGCGGCCGCCTCGTCCGCGGTCGGAACCGCGGCGCGCGACCCGACGCGACTGCCCCCGTTCTCGGTCGCGAAGGCGACGGCGTTCGATGCGACGATCTCTCGCACGCGGTCGGGATCGATCCCCTGTGCGGCGGCGACCAGTTCGGCCGGCAGGTCGACGACGTCGAACGCGTCCGCGCGTCGGTCGCCGAACCGGATCCCGTCGTCGATGCGCCCGAGATCCGCCTCGACGGCGTCGACCAACTCGAGCGGGCGATCGTCCACCTCGCGGAGCCAGGTCTCGCTGACGAGCCGGTAGCCCAGATCCTCGAGCGTCTCTTCGAGGACCGGCCACTCGCCGTCGACGAGGGCTACCTCCGTCTCGCTGGCCGCGAACGCGGCGTCGAGCACGTCGCGGTGGGTCGTCGGGTGGTCCATCGCCTCGAGGGCCCAGTCGGCCGCGACGTGGCCGACCGCCCACTCGGTTTCGCGGACGACGCGCTCGAACCGCGGCGCGTAGTGGTTGCCGCCGAAGCCGACGATCTGCCTATGGCGGTGGGGGTCGACGCCTCGAAGGTCGAGAATCGCGCGGGCGACCGCCTCGGCGCCCGCGGGGTCGTCCCACTGCTCGTCGCCGCTGCCCAGTTCCGCGAACAGCGACGGGCAGCCGACCGCCGTCGGGCCGTGGTGAGTACACTCCATGCCCACGTCGTACCCCTCGGGGGCGTGCTCGTCGAAGGCCTCGAGCAGGTGCGCCAGCGCGTTCGGACACGCGTCGGCGACGGCGTCGGGCTCGCCGCCGAACTCCGCGGGACCGAAGTTCCCCGTGAAGTGGCCCGTCAACAGCGGTCCCGTGTCGCCGGAGTGGCGCGAGGCGAAGACCAGCAGGTCGGGGTCGCAGTCGAAGGCGTCGACGGGCGACTCGAGTTCGAGGTGGAAGTCCTCGAACGACCGGAGTTCGGCGCCCTCGAGTCGGTAGTAGGTTCCGCCGCCGTCGGCGTCGGGTCGGGAGCCGTCCTCGAGGGCCTCCCAATCGGCGAGGTCGCGGAGCTGGTCGCAGACGTGGACCGACGCGCGGTCGGCCCGGCTCTCGACGATAGCGATCACGCGAGAGCGTCGGTACCGAGCGGAGGAATAGCCTGCGTTTTCGAAGCGGATCCGCGGGGTCCGGTCGTCGATTCTGAGAGCGTTTTCCCCACTCGAGGTGCGAGTCGTCGTTTCTGGCCGGACGGTTCGTCTGGGCGTGCGACCGGTTCGGCGAATACCGGAGCCGACGGGAGCTCACTCGGTCGACCGGCCGCGACCCGGTACCGTCGCCGATTCTCGTTCCGATACCGGCCCCCACAACCATAATCAAAAATAAATATAAACACGTGGCACAGGTCCCCGTCGGTTTTTCCGCGTTCCGAATGGTAACTGGTAACGGGAACCACTGGGCCGAACACGGCCGGACCGAACGTGTTCTGAACACACCAGCCAACCAATGACAGACTCACCTCCGGAATGCGACGGCGAGGCGA
This portion of the Haloterrigena gelatinilytica genome encodes:
- a CDS encoding 2Fe-2S iron-sulfur cluster-binding protein yields the protein MTEYTVEFVGTGETITCSDTETILSRCLEEGIAQEYSCRVGMCLACSAEIVEGEVTQPAARGLTEEEAENYALTCMARPQSDLKLDRGEYPPSIESDLEADGSNAGATADD
- the ftsZ gene encoding cell division protein FtsZ — its product is MDSIIDDAIDEAETGEQSEVPDDAPPRDDQSAGDASDGHRTGTMTDDELEDVLQDLQTDITVVGCGGAGGNTVNRMHEEGIHGAKLVAANTDVQHLVEIEADTKILMGEEKTGGRGAGSLPQVGEEAALESQQDIYDAIDGSDMVFVTAGLGGGTGTGSAPVVAKAAREAGALTISIVTTPFTAEGEVRRTNAEAGLERLRDVSDTVIVVPNDRLLDSVGKLPVRQAFKVSDEVLMRSVKGITELITKPGLVNLDFADVRTVMERGGVAMIGLGESDSEAKAEDSVKTALRSPLLDVDISGASSALVNVTGGNDMAIEEAEGVVEEIYDRIDPDARIIWGTSIDESLEGSMRTMIVVTGVESPQIYGRPDEETVQPEMTGQAGGDDIDFVD
- a CDS encoding MBL fold metallo-hydrolase translates to MTDGNEPAEPTAEREQASIEPEALADRLRSGDGFTVLDVRDRDEFERWHLEGAGVEAVQIPHMKFIQAQATGGVTDLVDDLEEPIVAVCGRGAASAHAVDLLRDAGLDAGNLAGGMDAWADLYVARELAVDAPATVVQYDRPSSGCLAYAIYSDGEAAVIDPLRAFADRYVDDAADRGAELRYAVDTHVHADHVSGVRALAERTDAEPIVPEGATDRGLAFDATTLSAADELEIGSATLTALSTPGHTTESLSYRLGDVLFTGDTLFLEGVGRPDLERGDDGASEAARRLYETLHERLEEIPDETTIAPGHYSDVADPRDDGTYTARLGSLRDRLAAFSMDEAAFVEHATSDLPPRPSNHERIVAANLGREDVDAETAFELELGPNNCAVAE
- a CDS encoding D-aminoacyl-tRNA deacylase, whose product is MIAIVESRADRASVHVCDQLRDLADWEALEDGSRPDADGGGTYYRLEGAELRSFEDFHLELESPVDAFDCDPDLLVFASRHSGDTGPLLTGHFTGNFGPAEFGGEPDAVADACPNALAHLLEAFDEHAPEGYDVGMECTHHGPTAVGCPSLFAELGSGDEQWDDPAGAEAVARAILDLRGVDPHRHRQIVGFGGNHYAPRFERVVRETEWAVGHVAADWALEAMDHPTTHRDVLDAAFAASETEVALVDGEWPVLEETLEDLGYRLVSETWLREVDDRPLELVDAVEADLGRIDDGIRFGDRRADAFDVVDLPAELVAAAQGIDPDRVREIVASNAVAFATENGGSRVGSRAAVPTADEAAARETIVAALATVLEEKYDDVTVADDAVVAERTAFDPELAREIGVPEGPKFGALADGEPVTVDGETISPQRVRRQQTDRFPK
- a CDS encoding ferritin family protein; translated protein: MDADGFRDAVEDSMDSELERLGSSKLLVALTDADLTAETVLRTVADGERAAMETFEGWADDEGHEDAQELFAEFREQEREHYERVADLLEGEGDADATGGPMHEALRSLEDATARLGGLVGRSMVGERTHLQVVSFFVNEGDERRAEQFRELRSETAAQGDRALELLEDVCDEDGDWDRARDATEEVIEIAYDAYAGSLDEMGIDPKPIC